A single Plasmodium sp. gorilla clade G2 genome assembly, chromosome: 7 DNA region contains:
- a CDS encoding protein SDA1, putative → MNEQKLKKQKFLNNLQHNICKNYKLYHSDFYEQFEKFLFNYSVVLLNPFKKNDLLCSQLNFLSFTCHFFSNLNDIKQVNENEEERGVHKNMFTSEYDFEFSDIETDDNNSDNNNSDNNKSDNNKSDNNKSDNNKSDNNKSDNNKNDSYNDDDYNELLNINLELKKKEICNNINSEKNINEIEEEEEKKIQNKKDTEDPLNKYNDLNEYINFLMIKNKEKINFVEEIFFLITQLLIHYKHNLYNSVLLSIIKTLKQIRKYVDSIKYLQVFIFLSDIKINKIKCYIFKCVMDKIIFIHKNKKTNKTNNMNNMNNMNNMNNMNSHLQNNKNNRDLKDDVLYLLHEAFIECGQKKRIRKKYSSSNFSYFNNITINESINNFSCSILIELIKKNIFVNKKNVNLISEGIFYKNLKIVKCVCYALLGKYDNKELVVKMEKEKIDKNKKIEELKNISNQTHQKLTKSKIKQLHIKKEKIMEAIYNNHNSSSDEENNHLGTKKKNRKKKIDLSNYVNYTFIDFLFDAYTFSSNIFNLICSKYQFNNGTIKLLLLNILCRIYQRNKIIEENFFLYYENVLLHLKNKNTISRYLSIFIQCLHDYIPTPFIQRIVCVLIKKFLCEHLSEEFVYLIINAIIEIIIKFPSCLNEEIFEAVIVFKDYKNKQISTIIRRFINVCKHVNPQVLNKKFLDKQTAILVQKKKILNKSGESVQENSLLQYSYLLGKLGTEKKTKKNKRDNKKEKVEMGDINDGDMNDEEISDDDMNDDDMNDEDVNDEEISDEDMNDEEISDDDMNDDDMNDDDISDNDMNDDDINDDDINDDDINDDDINDDDISDDDINDDDISDNHIDDDEVDRKRNIKEIETNDKNKDNTLLHLNKKLKKDKRKEEKIKKELDIVDKNKKILSERILTDEDFKKLKKMRDYIANNKSVVLSELQDICNAEESDEDSSDDNSDSDKEKIITEEDLLYKKKIKKSQLMKIKTNKSENNRFKTNREKEKKKSVMMLIQKFKGKKKKNALTEYGKLKKKLKGKLAARAKKRGILQKRIAKKLSRRKR, encoded by the coding sequence ATGAATGAACAGAAattaaagaaacaaaaatttttaaataatttacaacataatatttgtaaaaattataaattatatcacAGCGATTTTTATGAGCAATTTGAAAAATTTCTATTTAATTATAGTGTAGTGTTATTAAatccttttaaaaaaaatgatcttTTATGTAGtcaattaaattttttaagttTCACTTGTCACTTCTTTAGTAATTTAAACGACATTAAACAAGTgaatgaaaatgaagaagaaaggggtgttcataaaaatatgtttacaAGTGAATATGATTTTGAATTTAGCGACATAGAGacagatgataataatagtgataacaataatagtgataataataaaagtgataataataaaagtgataataataaaagtgataataataaaagtgataataataaaagtgacaataataaaaatgatagttataatgatgatgattataacgaattattaaacataaatttagaattgaagaaaaaagaaatatgtaataatattaacagtgaaaagaatataaatgaaatcgaagaagaagaagaaaaaaaaattcaaaataaaaaagatacaGAAGAtccattaaataaatataatgatttaaatgaatatataaattttttaatgattaaaaataaagagaaaataaattttgtagaagaaatattttttttaattacacAATTATTAATTCACTATaaacataatttatataattctgtTTTATTaagtataataaaaacattaaaacaaataagaaaatatgtagatagtattaaatatttacaagtcttcatttttttaagtgatataaaaattaataaaattaaatgttatatttttaaatgtgtAATGgacaaaattatttttatacataaaaataaaaaaacaaacaaaacaAACAACATGAACAACATGAATAACATGAATAACATGAATAACATGAATAGccatttacaaaataataaaaataatagagATTTAAAAGACGatgttctttatttattacatGAAGCTTTTATAGAATGTGGtcaaaagaaaagaatacgaaaaaaatattcttcatccaatttttcttattttaataatattaccaTAAATGAaagtattaataatttttcttgtAGTATTTTAATAGAGTTAatcaagaaaaatatttttgtcaataaaaaaaatgtgaacTTAATTAGTGAgggtatattttataaaaatttaaaaattgtgAAATGTGTTTGTTATGCTCTTCTAGGTAagtatgataataaagaacTCGTTGTTAAaatggaaaaagaaaaaattgataaaaataaaaaaattgaagaattaaaaaatataagtaatCAAACACATCAAAAATTAACAAAATCTAAAATTAAACAActacatattaaaaaagaaaaaattatggaagcaatttataataatcataattctTCAtctgatgaagaaaataatcatttaggcacaaaaaaaaaaaatcgaaaaaaaaaaatcgatCTATCAAATTATGTtaattatacatttattgATTTCTTATTTGATGCATATACATTTTCATCCAATATATTCAATTTAATATGCTCGAAATATCAGTTTAATAACGGTACtatcaaattattattattaaatattttatgcaGAATTTAtcaaagaaataaaattattgaagaaaatttttttctatattatgaaaatgtcttattacatttaaaaaataaaaacaccATTTCAAGGTATCTATCCATATTTATTCAATGCTTACATGATTATATTCCTACACCATTTATACAAAGAATTGTTTGTGTgctaattaaaaaatttctttGTGAACACCTGTCAGAAGAATTTGTCTATCTAATTATTAATGCAATCATAGAAATTATTATCAAGTTCCCAAGTTGCCTAAACGAAGAAATATTTGAAGCAGTCATTGTTTTCaaagattataaaaataaacaaatttcAACCATCATCAGGAGATTTATTAATGTTTGTAAACATGTAAATCCACAAgtgttaaataaaaaattcttGGATAAACAAACAGCCATTTTggtgcaaaaaaaaaaaattctgaaCAAGTCAGGCGAAAGTGTTCAGGAAAATTCGTTATTGCAATATTCTTATTTGCTTGGAAAGCTTGGAACGGAAAAAAAGACTAAGAAAAACAAGagagataataaaaaggaaaaggtTGAAATGGGTGATATAAATGATGGTGATATGAATGATGAGGAGATAAGTGATGATGATAtgaatgatgatgatatgaATGATGAAGATGTGAATGATGAGGAGATAAGTGATGAAGATATGAATGATGAGGAGATAAGTGATGATGATAtgaatgatgatgatatgaatgatgatgatataagtgataatgatatgaatgatgatgatataaatgatgatgatataaatgatgatgatataaacgatgatgatataaacgatgatgatataagtgatgatgatataaacgATGATGATATAAGTGATAATCACATTGATGATGATGAGGTGGACaggaaaagaaatattaaagaaatcGAAACGAATGATAAGAACAAAGATAATACATTAttacatttaaataaaaaattaaaaaaagacaaaagaaaagaagaaaaaataaaaaaggaattaGATATAGtagataagaataaaaagatTTTATCTGAACGAATATTAACAGATGaagattttaaaaaattaaaaaaaatgagagaTTATATTGCAAATAACAAATCTGTGGTATTATCAGAATTACAAGATATATGTAATGCTGAAGAAAGTGATGAAGATTCATCAGATGATAATTCTGATAGTGATaaggaaaaaattattacagAAGaggatttattatataagaaaaaaataaagaaaagtcagttgatgaaaataaaaacaaacaaaagtGAAAATAATAGATTTAAAACAAATagagaaaaggaaaaaaaaaaatcagtTATGATGTTAATACAAAAatttaaaggaaaaaaaaaaaaaaatgcttTAACAGAATATGGTAAactcaaaaaaaaacttaaagGGAAATTAGCAGCACGAGCCAAAAAAAGGGGAATACTTCAAAAGAGAATTGCCAAAAAATTGAGcagaagaaaaagataa